A single genomic interval of Croceibacter atlanticus HTCC2559 harbors:
- the rplL gene encoding 50S ribosomal protein L7/L12 has protein sequence MADLKDFAEQLVNLTVKEVNELADILKEEYGIEPAAAAVAVAAGGGADAGGADEQTEFDVILKGAGASKLAVVKLVKELTGAGLKDAKELVDNAPSPIKEGIAKDEAEALKAQLEEAGAEVELK, from the coding sequence ATGGCAGATTTAAAAGATTTCGCAGAACAATTGGTTAACTTGACCGTAAAAGAGGTAAATGAGTTAGCAGATATTTTAAAAGAAGAGTATGGTATCGAGCCTGCTGCTGCAGCTGTAGCTGTTGCTGCTGGTGGTGGTGCAGATGCTGGTGGAGCAGACGAGCAAACTGAGTTTGACGTTATCCTTAAAGGCGCTGGTGCTTCTAAATTAGCTGTAGTTAAATTAGTAAAAGAATTAACTGGAGCAGGTCTTAAAGACGCTAAAGAATTAGTTGATAATGCACCATCTCCAATTAAGGAAGGTATTGCTAAAGACGAAGCTGAAGCACTTAAAGCACAGTTAGAAGAAGCAGGAGCTGAGGTTGAGCTTAAGTAA
- the rplJ gene encoding 50S ribosomal protein L10, which yields MTREQKGQVIKDLTAQLNDNSIIYLADISTLNAGSTSDLRRACFKANVKLNVVKNTLLAKAMENTEKDFGGLSEVLKGNTSIMISETGNAPAKVIQEFRKKTKGEKPLLKGAFIEEAVFVGDDKLETLVNIKSKEEVIGDIIGLLQSPAKNVISALKSSGGKLAGILKTLSEKEG from the coding sequence ATGACAAGAGAACAAAAAGGACAAGTTATAAAAGACTTAACCGCTCAGTTAAATGATAATTCAATCATTTATTTAGCAGATATTTCAACGCTAAATGCTGGTTCAACATCAGACTTACGTCGTGCTTGTTTTAAAGCAAACGTAAAATTGAACGTGGTTAAGAATACATTACTAGCTAAAGCTATGGAAAATACTGAAAAAGATTTCGGTGGACTTTCAGAAGTTTTAAAAGGTAATACATCTATAATGATATCTGAAACTGGTAATGCACCAGCTAAGGTAATACAAGAATTCCGTAAGAAAACTAAAGGTGAAAAGCCTCTTTTAAAAGGAGCTTTTATCGAAGAAGCAGTATTCGTTGGAGATGATAAACTAGAAACACTAGTTAATATCAAATCTAAAGAAGAAGTTATCGGAGATATCATCGGCTTACTTCAATCACCTGCTAAGAACGTTATTAGCGCTCTTAAGTCTAGTGGAGGTAAACTTGCAGGAATCTTGAAGACTCTTTCTGAAAAAGAAGGATAA
- the rplA gene encoding 50S ribosomal protein L1: protein MARLTKKQKEAQSKIEAGNTYTVAEASALVKEVANANFDASVDLAVRLNVDPRKANQMVRGVVTLPHGTGKDVKVLALVTPDKEAEAKEAGADFVGLDEYLDKIKGGWTDVDVIITMPSVMGKLGPLGRVLGPRGLMPNPKTGTVTMDVAKAVSDVKAGKIDFKVDKYGIVHAGIGKASFDADKLAGNARELLTTLVKLKPTAAKGVYIKSIYMSSTMSPSVQIDTKRFTED from the coding sequence ATGGCAAGATTAACAAAGAAACAAAAAGAGGCTCAATCTAAGATTGAAGCTGGCAATACCTACACGGTAGCCGAGGCCTCTGCTTTGGTTAAAGAAGTCGCTAACGCAAATTTTGATGCATCTGTAGATTTAGCAGTTCGTTTGAACGTAGATCCTCGTAAAGCAAATCAAATGGTGCGTGGCGTTGTAACATTACCTCATGGTACTGGTAAAGACGTTAAGGTGCTTGCTTTAGTCACTCCAGATAAGGAAGCAGAAGCAAAAGAAGCTGGTGCAGATTTTGTTGGTTTAGATGAGTATCTAGATAAAATTAAAGGCGGTTGGACAGACGTTGATGTAATTATTACTATGCCAAGTGTTATGGGTAAGTTAGGACCATTAGGTCGTGTATTAGGACCAAGAGGTCTTATGCCTAACCCAAAAACTGGTACAGTAACAATGGATGTTGCTAAAGCAGTATCAGACGTTAAAGCTGGTAAAATCGACTTTAAAGTTGACAAATATGGTATTGTTCACGCTGGTATCGGTAAAGCATCTTTTGATGCAGACAAGCTAGCTGGCAATGCAAGAGAATTATTAACCACATTAGTGAAATTGAAACCTACTGCAGCAAAAGGTGTTTACATAAAGTCTATCTATATGTCTAGCACAATGAGCCCAAGTGTTCAAATTGATACTAAAAGATTTACTGAGGACTAA
- the rplK gene encoding 50S ribosomal protein L11, whose product MAKEVSKVVKLQVRGGAANPSPPVGPALGAAGVNIMEFCKQFNGRTQDKAGKVLPVVITVYKDKSFDFVIKTPPAAVQILEAAKTKSGSGEPNRKKVATISWDQVRAIAEDKMPDLNAFTVESAMQMVAGTARSMGVNVKGGNAPV is encoded by the coding sequence ATGGCAAAAGAAGTAAGTAAAGTAGTAAAGCTACAAGTGCGCGGTGGAGCGGCAAACCCATCACCACCAGTTGGGCCTGCTTTGGGTGCTGCCGGTGTGAACATCATGGAATTCTGTAAGCAATTCAATGGTCGTACACAGGATAAAGCTGGGAAAGTACTTCCAGTTGTTATCACCGTTTATAAGGATAAGTCTTTCGACTTTGTAATTAAAACGCCACCAGCAGCAGTTCAAATATTGGAAGCAGCAAAAACTAAGAGTGGTTCAGGTGAACCTAACCGTAAAAAAGTAGCTACTATTTCTTGGGACCAGGTCCGTGCGATTGCTGAAGACAAGATGCCAGATTTGAATGCGTTTACAGTAGAGTCTGCTATGCAGATGGTTGCTGGTACAGCACGTTCAATGGGCGTTAACGTTAAAGGCGGTAATGCACCCGTTTAA
- the nusG gene encoding transcription termination/antitermination protein NusG, whose product MSEVKEKKWYVVRSVSGQENKIKDYIEREISHHGLEDFVDQILVPTEKVIQIRNGKKVNKERVYFPGYIMVQANLSGEIPHIIKGINGVIGFLGEVKGGDPVPLRKSEVNRMLGKVDELSVAADNVAIPYTVGETIKVIDGPFNGFNGTVEKVNEEKRKLEVMVKIFGRKTPLELSYMQVEKV is encoded by the coding sequence ATGTCAGAAGTGAAAGAGAAAAAATGGTATGTTGTACGTTCTGTAAGTGGTCAAGAGAATAAAATTAAAGACTATATAGAACGAGAAATATCTCATCACGGTTTAGAAGACTTTGTAGATCAGATTTTAGTTCCTACAGAAAAAGTTATTCAAATACGTAATGGAAAAAAAGTAAATAAAGAACGCGTTTACTTTCCTGGATATATAATGGTTCAGGCTAATTTGAGTGGAGAAATTCCTCATATTATTAAAGGTATTAATGGCGTTATAGGTTTTTTAGGTGAAGTTAAAGGAGGAGATCCTGTGCCACTTAGAAAATCTGAAGTAAACCGTATGTTAGGTAAGGTAGATGAATTATCTGTTGCGGCAGATAATGTTGCAATACCATATACAGTTGGTGAAACTATTAAGGTTATAGATGGACCATTTAATGGCTTTAATGGTACGGTTGAAAAAGTAAATGAAGAAAAACGTAAACTTGAGGTAATGGTTAAGATTTTCGGAAGAAAAACACCATTAGAATTAAGTTATATGCAAGTAGAAAAAGTATAA